The following are encoded in a window of Arthrobacter sp. OAP107 genomic DNA:
- a CDS encoding PspA/IM30 family protein, with protein sequence MKQSIFGRMAQLAKANINSLLDQAEDPQKMLDQMVRDYTNNIAEAESAVAQTIGNLRMLQDDYNEDIKNAQDWGNKALAASRKADEFRSAGNAADAQKFDNLAKVALQRQMSSENEAKAAEPNIASQTEVVDRLKTGLDQMKGKLNQLTSKRNELVARSKTAAAQSQVHDALKSIDFMDPTSEVGRFEEKIRREEAKVRGQQELAASSLDAQFNQLEDLGEQTEIEARLAALKSGNAKPAIGAGDTASSASHSTVDEADFDKL encoded by the coding sequence ATGAAGCAGTCCATTTTCGGCCGCATGGCGCAGCTGGCGAAGGCAAACATCAATTCGCTCCTGGACCAGGCCGAGGATCCGCAGAAAATGCTGGATCAGATGGTCCGGGACTACACCAACAACATTGCCGAGGCCGAGTCCGCGGTGGCCCAGACCATCGGAAACCTGCGCATGCTCCAGGACGACTACAACGAGGACATCAAGAACGCGCAGGACTGGGGCAACAAGGCCCTGGCCGCGTCCCGCAAGGCTGATGAGTTCCGCAGCGCCGGCAACGCGGCCGACGCCCAGAAGTTCGACAATCTTGCCAAGGTGGCCCTGCAACGCCAGATGTCGTCGGAGAACGAGGCAAAGGCCGCTGAGCCGAATATCGCCTCCCAGACCGAGGTGGTGGACCGGCTCAAGACCGGGCTGGACCAGATGAAGGGCAAGCTGAACCAGCTGACCAGCAAGCGCAACGAACTCGTGGCCCGTTCGAAGACGGCCGCCGCCCAGTCGCAGGTCCATGATGCGCTCAAGAGCATCGATTTCATGGACCCCACCAGCGAGGTGGGCCGCTTCGAAGAAAAGATCCGGCGCGAAGAGGCCAAGGTCCGCGGCCAGCAGGAACTTGCCGCTTCGAGCCTCGACGCCCAGTTCAACCAGCTCGAGGACCTCGGCGAGCAGACCGAGATCGAGGCCCGGCTTGCCGCGCTGAAGTCAGGCAACGCCAAGCCCGCCATCGGGGCCGGTGACACGGCTTCGTCGGCGTCGCATTCCACGGTGGATGAGGCGGATTTCGACAAGCTGTAG
- a CDS encoding TPM domain-containing protein, giving the protein MRSMLKRVLAVIGLTAVLAAPAAAAWAEDPVAIPSGQNIVDDANVLGSRKGEVENSIQKLLKDHKYNLYVVTVKSFENPADPKAWGQAVATNKGMGRADVILAIATDQGRYYFAPNTASAIASKTGNITQNAIAANLGGGKRDFAQAAIDTAAAIGDAAGGGSGNVPSGAGAGTAVLVGAGVVAAGGAGTYLYLRNRRKKAGQASSASYGPQGAELDPLAGMSIEDLRRKSGSLLIEADDAIKSSEQELGFAEAQYGEAAVGNFTKALQEAKAHMSESFKLQQQLDDHIPDTEEQQRSWLGEIIRRSEAALASLQEQKADFDSLRELEKNAPQALAAVDASAAEADAKIARADQTLAELRGKYADSALAQITDNITQAKERLAFVQNASATAREKLAAGEGSLAAVAVRASEESLHQTNVLLDAISKVAGSLDSARQGLESAVVDTSQDLAQARAMIQSGAHPELDGPVAGVEAALARVKSEMQSGKIDPIATLERVESAHQALDQALGGIRDQQEQARRAQASLQQTIMSAQAQISATSDYITARRGGVGTEARTRLAEAQRNLDYALSISRNDPVTALTYAQQAHALAAQAAQLAQSDVDSFGYANQGYGQGYGRGGMFGGGGGGGLGGAILGGILINSILNGGSGGGWGGGHSDGGGWGDGGGWGGDSGGGFGGGDFGGGDFGGGDSGSF; this is encoded by the coding sequence ATGCGGTCAATGTTGAAACGTGTTCTCGCCGTGATCGGCCTGACGGCAGTGCTGGCGGCTCCGGCCGCGGCGGCCTGGGCCGAGGATCCGGTAGCCATCCCCTCCGGCCAAAACATCGTCGATGACGCGAATGTCCTCGGCAGCCGCAAGGGCGAAGTTGAGAACTCCATCCAGAAGCTCCTCAAGGACCACAAGTACAACCTGTACGTGGTCACGGTGAAGTCATTCGAAAATCCGGCTGATCCCAAGGCGTGGGGCCAGGCTGTGGCCACCAACAAGGGCATGGGCAGGGCTGACGTAATCCTGGCGATCGCCACCGACCAGGGCAGGTACTACTTCGCCCCCAACACGGCAAGTGCCATTGCGTCGAAGACCGGGAACATTACACAGAACGCGATTGCGGCCAACCTCGGTGGCGGCAAAAGGGACTTTGCGCAGGCCGCCATCGACACCGCGGCTGCCATCGGCGACGCTGCCGGTGGCGGCAGCGGCAATGTCCCCTCCGGCGCCGGTGCGGGCACCGCCGTGCTCGTTGGTGCGGGCGTCGTGGCCGCCGGCGGCGCGGGCACATATCTTTACCTGCGCAACAGGCGCAAGAAGGCCGGCCAGGCGTCCAGCGCAAGCTACGGTCCGCAGGGTGCCGAACTTGATCCCCTGGCCGGGATGAGCATCGAGGACCTGCGCCGGAAGAGCGGCTCCCTGCTGATTGAGGCAGACGACGCGATCAAGTCCAGCGAGCAGGAACTGGGCTTCGCCGAGGCGCAATACGGGGAAGCGGCCGTGGGCAACTTCACCAAGGCGCTCCAGGAGGCGAAGGCCCACATGTCCGAGTCGTTCAAGCTGCAGCAGCAGCTGGACGACCACATCCCGGACACCGAAGAACAGCAGCGCAGCTGGCTCGGCGAAATCATCCGCAGGTCGGAGGCTGCCCTGGCATCGCTGCAGGAACAAAAGGCGGACTTCGACTCGCTGCGCGAACTCGAGAAGAATGCGCCCCAGGCCCTGGCGGCAGTGGACGCCAGCGCCGCGGAAGCGGACGCAAAGATCGCCCGCGCCGACCAGACCCTGGCGGAACTTCGCGGAAAGTACGCGGACAGCGCCCTCGCCCAAATAACGGACAACATCACGCAGGCCAAGGAGCGGCTGGCCTTCGTGCAGAACGCCAGCGCCACAGCCCGTGAAAAGCTCGCTGCCGGAGAGGGCAGCCTCGCCGCCGTGGCCGTCCGGGCATCGGAGGAGAGCCTGCACCAGACGAACGTGCTGCTGGATGCAATCTCCAAGGTGGCCGGCAGCCTGGACTCGGCCCGCCAGGGACTGGAGTCCGCTGTTGTGGACACGTCCCAGGACCTTGCCCAGGCACGCGCCATGATCCAGTCCGGCGCCCACCCGGAGCTTGATGGGCCCGTGGCCGGAGTCGAAGCGGCCCTCGCCCGTGTCAAGAGCGAAATGCAGAGCGGCAAGATCGACCCCATCGCGACCCTGGAGCGCGTCGAGTCGGCGCACCAGGCCCTCGATCAGGCCCTCGGCGGCATCCGGGACCAGCAGGAGCAGGCGCGCCGGGCGCAGGCTTCGCTGCAGCAGACCATCATGTCCGCCCAGGCGCAGATCAGTGCCACGTCGGATTACATCACCGCCCGCCGCGGCGGCGTGGGCACCGAGGCCCGGACGCGCCTGGCGGAGGCCCAGCGCAACCTCGATTACGCCCTGTCCATCTCGCGCAACGACCCCGTAACCGCCCTGACCTACGCACAGCAGGCGCATGCCCTGGCAGCGCAGGCCGCCCAGCTGGCCCAGTCCGACGTCGACAGCTTCGGCTACGCCAACCAGGGATATGGCCAGGGCTACGGCCGCGGCGGCATGTTTGGTGGCGGCGGAGGGGGCGGCCTGGGCGGTGCCATCCTCGGCGGCATCCTCATCAACTCCATCCTCAACGGCGGCAGCGGCGGCGGTTGGGGAGGTGGCCACAGCGACGGCGGAGGCTGGGGTGACGGCGGCGGCTGGGGCGGCGATTCCGGCGGCGGCTTCGGCGGAGGGGACTTCGGTGGGGGTGACTTCGGCGGCGGAGACTCTGGCAGTTTCTGA